A stretch of Plasmodium chabaudi chabaudi strain AS genome assembly, chromosome: 14 DNA encodes these proteins:
- a CDS encoding peptidyl-prolyl cis-trans isomerase, putative translates to MRMTLKMINLINRFIFFKLDNTIKYSHKICLFNNRKKQILTKFHDFCNIFFVSLNLYIVKKYILSKNTRISYLEDRGDAYLQKKYRTDTKFLRTESGILYKDLLDGEGDPIEEGDTVYIHYQGKTTNDFRIIQSTFTSIIPPKIKAGIYDKKHIKAIYEIVIGMKKHTRRQCIVPPHLAYPNHFPNQPLIYEIDIVKVIKKGEEHDTLLERIKRNANYLKTAITSFF, encoded by the exons ATGAGAATGACactaaaaatgataaaccTTATAAatagatttattttttttaagctGGATAATAcgataaaatattcacataaaatatgtttatttaacaatagaaaaaaacaaattctTACAAAATTTCACgatttttgtaatatattttttgtttctttaaatttatatattgtgaagaaatatatactttcaAAAAATACTCGAATATCTTATTTGGAAGATAGAGGAGACGCATACCtacaaaaaaagtatagGACGGATACTAAATTTTTAAGAACAGAAAG TGGAATACTATATAAGGATTTATTAGACGGTGAAGGTGATCCAATTGAAGAAGGAGATACtgtttatattcattaccAAGGGAAAACAACAAACGATTTTCGAATAATTCAATCAACATTTACAAGCATTATACCACCTAAAATAAAAGCTGggatatatgataaaaaacaCATAAAGgctatatatgaaatagtAATTGGTATGAAAAAACACACACGAAGGCAATGTATTGTTCCTCCCCATTTAGCATATCCTAATCATTTTCCTAAtcaa ccccttatttatgaaatagATATAGTAAAagtgataaaaaaaggagAAGAACATGATACATTACTTGaaagaataaaaagaaatgctaattatttaaaaacagCTATAACTTCCTTCTTTTag
- a CDS encoding DEAD box helicase, putative: MENYIIVFFFLLKCFIPILSKTKNSFFYKYLICLFFLKNILYSTKCVVLNKSANLSYIRNISPVLRTRFILKDVENPSNDNITHLNRKIEKWGKNKNIVFIENTSNNDENKVNYLNGEIKNNNGIQEIKHLSNLQKNFMYLLERDNNVIVHSKTSSGKTTICLLYFVLKHYFNSEIIFDEDIEREKYLNQYHYGGNYQNIFDLNKQQNNNKSKLKYIPFSEKYSEIYDIHENKDLLLEESSKKNVLKKGDKILILCPSKELCVQTSQNILSFTNNENSSIIKLFIDKYDDSKKVKNPNASNKSKADHNTDQVYENIEVCTNDGSNLKKKKKKEGILSNHNLTNENIRDALFLIGTPLCFKNYILNLEKNNLKHFLESIKYVFFDEIDKLLPSQKNRSSNQKKFKKIKKKTAYMILETIMYMNPKKLNFIGCSSTLNRELHRKIFNLLSLNKNNLKRKNVYLLREKNNTLEGESIAELHTTKDEITDTILNDMMSTNNDNSYMDKEKEDVENDEQNQSLIDDINYRSAIEEETDLDEDSQDEEDMYNMLDLNNPANLQKYVIKVQLPKNIHHFYHITNDDLFSNKIKDVYEIVESFKTRKILILIKNGYSLMNMKKYLMEKNIYSILLHERLEISQNENNDSLKKMCENYEEIKNLKEIDNKNNNGELKYTNKFPVIISSFDSIRGFHINDLDIVILCNKPKNLNEYIHLCGRVGRRKKVGYSIILENDKNVNIIKNWLVNIKTNFYKLHLKNNATNNINDADGSIIEKKKDHINYITSCILNELRDDSL; encoded by the coding sequence atggaaaattatataatcgtatttttttttttgttaaaatgttttatacCTATTTTGAGTAAGActaaaaatagttttttCTACAAGTATCTAATCTGTTTgtttttcttaaaaaatattttatactcAACAAAATGTGTAGTTTTGAATAAGTCTGCTAATCTTTCTTATATTCGGAATATCAGCCCTGTTTTAAGAACCAggtttattttaaaagatgTCGAAAACCCGAGTAATGACAACATAACACATTTAAACAGAAAAATTGAGAAATGgggaaaaaacaaaaacatagtttttattgaaaatacaagtaataatgatgaaaataaagtaaaTTACTTAAACggtgaaataaaaaataacaatggAATACAAGAAATAAAGCATTTAAGTAatcttcaaaaaaatttcatGTACTTATTAGAGCGTGATAATAATGTTATAGTACATTCTAAGACATCCAGTGGAAAAACAACAATTTGCTTATTgtattttgtattaaaacattattttaatagtgaaattatttttgatgAAGACATCGAAAGAGAAAAATACTTAAACCAATATCATTATGGTGGcaattatcaaaatatattcgatttaaataaacaacaaaataataataaaagtaaacttaaatatataccatttagtgaaaaatattccgaaatttatgatatacatgaaaataaagatttaTTACTTGAAGAAAgttctaaaaaaaatgtattaaagAAGGGGGATAAAATACTCATACTATGTCCTTCAAAAGAGTTATGTGTACAAACttcacaaaatatattatcctTTACAAATAATGAGAATAGCAGTATAATTAAGCTTTTTATTGATAAGTATGATGACTcaaaaaaagtgaaaaatcCCAATGCAAGTAATAAAAGTAAAGCAGATCATAATACCGATCAGGTATATGAAAACATTGAAGTGTGTACAAATGACGGTagtaatttaaaaaaaaagaaaaaaaaagaaggaaTACTGAGCAATCATAATTTAACGAACGAAAATATAAGAGACGCTCTTTTTCTTATTGGAACACCTTtgtgttttaaaaattatatattaaatttagaaaaaaataatttaaaacattttttagaaaGCATCAagtatgtattttttgacGAAATTGATAAGTTGCTTCCTTCACAAAAGAATAGATCTTCaaaccaaaaaaaatttaaaaaaataaaaaaaaaaacggcCTACATGATATTAGAAACTATTATGTACATGAatccaaaaaaattaaattttattggaTGTTCTAGTACCTTAAATAGAGAATTACacagaaaaatatttaatctATTGAGTTTGAATAAGAATAAtctaaaaagaaaaaatgtttatttgttaagagaaaaaaacaatacgCTAGAAGGGGAAAGCATTGCAGAATTACACACAACCAAAGATGAAATAACTGATACAATACTAAATGATATGATGAGcacaaataatgataattctTATATGGACAAAGAAAAGGAGGATGTCGAAAATGATGAACAAAATCAATCATTAATTGATGACATAAATTATAGAAGTGCAATAGAAGAGGAAACCGATTTAGATGAAGATAGCCAAGATGAAGAAGACATGTATAATATGTTAGATTTAAATAATCCAGCAAATTTACAAAAGTATGTAATAAAAGTTCAACTtcctaaaaatatacatcatttttatcatataacaAATGATGATTTGTttagtaataaaattaaagatgTTTATGAAATTGTAGAAAGTTTTAAAACgaggaaaatattaattttaataaaaaatggctACTCATtaatgaatatgaaaaaatatttaatggaaaaaaatatttattctattttattacatgAAAGATTAGAAATATCACAAAACGAAAATAATGACtctttgaaaaaaatgtgtgaAAATTacgaagaaataaaaaatttaaaagaaattgataataaaaataataatggtgaactaaaatatacaaataaatttccTGTTATTATTAGTTCATTTGATAGTATTCGAGGTTTTCACATAAATGACTTAgatattgttattttatgtaataagccaaaaaatttaaatgaatatattcatttgtgTGGAAGAGTtggaagaagaaaaaaagttggatattcaattatattagaaaatgataaaaatgttaatattattaaaaattggctagttaatataaaaacgaatttttataagttacacttaaaaaataatgctacaaataatataaatgatgcAGATGGTAGTATaatcgaaaaaaagaaagaccATATCAATTATATCACATCATGCATACTAAATGAGCTAAGGGATGATAGTCTATGA